From a region of the Mycobacterium intracellulare ATCC 13950 genome:
- the fadD2 gene encoding long-chain-fatty-acid--CoA ligase FadD2 yields MPNLLGLPGQASKAVAKLHQYVERGSAELHYVRKIFESGAFRIEPPQNYAAMAADIYKWGEFGMLPALNARRHPDRAACIDEEGEFSYRELDEAAHAVANGLIEKGVKGGDGVAILARNTRWFLIANYGAARVGARIILLNSEFSGPQIKEVSEREGAKLIIYDDEYAKAVSKASPELGKLRALGTNPDSDEPSGSTDETLADLIERSSKEPAPKAARHASIIILTSGTTGTPKGANRSTPPTLAPVGGILSHVPFKAGEVTSLPAPMFHALGYLHGTIAMFLGSTLVLRRKFKPPLVLQDIEKYKVTAMVVVPVMLSRILEAVEKMDSKPDLSSLKIVFVSGSALGADLAERSLKDLGPVIYNMYGSTEIAFATIAEPKHLQYNSSTVGPVVKGVRVKIYDDNGKELPQGEVGRIFVGNAFPFEGYTGGGKKQIIDGLLSSGDVGYFDENGLLYISGRDDEMIVSGGENVFPAEVEDLITGHPDVVEATAIGVDDKEWGHRLRAFVVKKDGADLDEDTVKHYVRDHLARYKVPREVIFLDELPRNPTGKILKRELREMEIE; encoded by the coding sequence ATGCCTAACCTCCTCGGCCTGCCCGGTCAGGCCTCCAAAGCGGTAGCGAAACTGCACCAGTACGTCGAGCGCGGCTCCGCCGAACTGCACTACGTGCGCAAAATCTTCGAGTCGGGCGCGTTCCGGATCGAGCCGCCGCAGAACTACGCCGCGATGGCGGCCGACATCTACAAGTGGGGCGAGTTCGGCATGTTGCCCGCCCTCAACGCGCGGCGCCATCCCGACCGCGCGGCGTGCATCGACGAAGAGGGCGAATTCTCCTACCGCGAACTCGACGAGGCGGCGCACGCGGTGGCCAACGGGCTGATCGAGAAGGGCGTCAAGGGCGGCGACGGCGTCGCCATCCTGGCCCGCAACACCCGCTGGTTCCTGATCGCCAACTACGGCGCCGCGCGGGTCGGCGCGCGCATCATCCTGCTCAACAGCGAATTCTCGGGTCCGCAGATCAAAGAGGTGTCCGAGCGCGAGGGCGCCAAGCTGATCATCTACGACGACGAGTACGCCAAGGCCGTCAGCAAGGCCTCGCCGGAGCTGGGCAAGCTGCGGGCGCTGGGGACCAACCCGGATAGTGACGAGCCGTCCGGCAGCACCGACGAGACGCTGGCCGACCTGATCGAGCGCAGCAGCAAGGAGCCCGCCCCCAAGGCGGCCAGGCACGCCTCGATCATCATCCTGACCAGCGGGACCACCGGCACCCCGAAGGGCGCGAACCGCAGCACCCCGCCGACGCTGGCGCCGGTCGGCGGAATCCTGTCGCACGTCCCGTTCAAGGCCGGCGAAGTGACGTCGCTGCCGGCGCCGATGTTCCACGCGCTGGGTTATCTGCACGGCACGATCGCGATGTTCCTGGGCTCGACGCTGGTGCTGCGCCGCAAGTTCAAGCCGCCGCTGGTGCTGCAGGACATCGAGAAGTACAAGGTGACCGCGATGGTCGTCGTCCCGGTGATGTTGTCGCGGATCCTCGAAGCGGTCGAGAAGATGGACTCCAAGCCCGACCTGTCCAGCCTGAAGATCGTGTTCGTGTCGGGATCGGCGCTGGGGGCCGACCTGGCGGAGCGCTCGCTCAAGGACCTCGGCCCGGTGATCTACAACATGTACGGCTCGACCGAGATCGCCTTTGCGACGATCGCCGAACCCAAGCACCTGCAGTACAACTCGTCGACCGTCGGGCCGGTCGTCAAGGGCGTGCGCGTCAAGATCTACGACGACAACGGCAAGGAGCTGCCGCAGGGCGAGGTCGGCCGCATCTTCGTCGGCAACGCCTTCCCGTTCGAGGGCTACACGGGCGGGGGCAAGAAGCAGATCATCGACGGCCTGTTGTCGTCGGGCGACGTCGGCTACTTCGACGAGAACGGCCTGCTCTACATCAGCGGGCGTGACGACGAGATGATCGTCTCCGGCGGCGAGAACGTCTTCCCGGCCGAGGTCGAGGACCTCATCACCGGGCACCCCGACGTCGTCGAGGCCACCGCGATCGGCGTCGACGACAAGGAATGGGGCCACCGCCTGCGCGCGTTCGTGGTGAAGAAGGACGGCGCGGACCTCGACGAGGACACCGTCAAGCACTACGTGCGCGATCACCTGGCCCGCTACAAGGTGCCGCGCGAGGTCATCTTCCTCGACGAGCTGCCGCGCAACCCCACCGGCAAGATCCTCAAGCGCGAGCTGCGCGAAATGGAGATCGAATAG
- a CDS encoding acyl-CoA dehydrogenase, which yields MPIAINPEHQELADSVRALVARIAPSETLHEAMETEVQNPPPYWQAAAEQGLQGVHLAESVGGQGFGVLELAIVLAEFGYGAVPGPFVPSAIASALISAHDPDAKVLAGLASGAEIAAYGLNCCALTATRQGGSLVIRGELRAVPAAAQASLLVLPVAIDSGEAWVVLRADQLEIEPVKSLDPLRPIADVRANAVEVGDDVVLTNLSMGTAHALMTTLLSAEAIGVARWATDTASSYAKIREQFGRPIGQFQAIKHKCAEMIADTERATAAVWDAARAIDEARENRWDTAGSHVEFAAAVAATLAPAAAQRCAQDCIQVHGGIGFTWEHDTNVYYRRALMLAASFGRSSDYPQKVVDTATTTGMRAVDIDLDPETEKLRAEIRAEVAALKEIEREQRKVAIAEGGWVLPYLPKPWGRAAGPVEQIIIAQEFASGRVKRPQTGIATWIVPSIVAFGTEEQKQRFLPPTFRGEMIWCQLFSEPGAGSDLAGLSTKATRTDGGWRITGQKIWTTAAQFSQWGALLARTDPSAPKHSGITYFLLDMKSEGVDVKPLRELTGNAMFNTVYIDDVFVPDECVLGEVNRGWEVSRNTLTAERVSIGSSEANFLATLSQFVEFVRDGQFDQVAQHRAGQLIAEGHAAKVLNLRSTLLTLAGGDAMPSAAISKLLSMRTGQGYAEFAVSSFGTDAAIGDTDQLPGKWGEYLLASRATTIYGGTSEVQLNIIAERLLGLPRDP from the coding sequence ATGCCGATCGCGATAAATCCCGAGCATCAAGAACTGGCCGATTCCGTGCGAGCGCTGGTGGCGCGCATCGCCCCGTCCGAGACGCTGCACGAGGCGATGGAGACGGAGGTCCAGAACCCGCCGCCGTACTGGCAGGCCGCGGCCGAGCAGGGCCTGCAGGGCGTTCATCTGGCGGAATCCGTCGGCGGGCAGGGCTTCGGCGTTCTCGAGTTGGCCATCGTGCTCGCGGAATTCGGCTACGGGGCGGTGCCGGGCCCCTTCGTTCCGTCCGCGATCGCCAGCGCGTTGATCTCCGCGCACGACCCGGACGCCAAGGTGCTCGCCGGGCTGGCATCCGGCGCCGAGATCGCCGCCTACGGCCTGAATTGCTGCGCGCTGACCGCCACCCGGCAGGGCGGTTCTCTGGTGATCCGCGGCGAGCTCCGCGCGGTCCCCGCCGCCGCGCAGGCGTCGCTGCTGGTGCTGCCCGTCGCGATCGACAGCGGCGAGGCGTGGGTGGTGCTGCGCGCCGACCAGCTCGAGATCGAGCCGGTGAAAAGCCTGGACCCATTGCGGCCCATCGCCGACGTGCGGGCCAACGCCGTGGAGGTCGGCGACGACGTCGTCTTGACGAACCTGAGCATGGGCACCGCGCACGCGCTGATGACGACGCTGCTGTCCGCCGAAGCCATCGGCGTGGCGCGCTGGGCGACCGACACCGCGTCGAGCTACGCCAAGATCCGCGAGCAGTTCGGCAGGCCGATCGGCCAATTCCAGGCCATCAAGCACAAGTGCGCCGAGATGATCGCCGACACCGAGCGGGCCACGGCTGCGGTGTGGGATGCCGCCCGCGCGATCGACGAGGCCCGCGAAAACCGTTGGGACACCGCGGGTTCCCACGTCGAGTTCGCCGCCGCCGTGGCGGCGACACTGGCGCCGGCGGCCGCTCAACGGTGCGCGCAGGATTGCATTCAGGTGCACGGTGGGATCGGCTTCACGTGGGAGCACGACACGAACGTGTACTACCGCCGGGCGCTGATGTTGGCCGCCTCCTTCGGCCGCAGCTCGGACTACCCGCAAAAGGTGGTCGACACCGCGACCACCACCGGGATGCGCGCGGTCGACATCGACCTCGATCCCGAGACCGAGAAGCTGCGGGCGGAGATCCGGGCTGAAGTGGCGGCGCTCAAGGAGATCGAGCGCGAGCAACGCAAGGTCGCCATCGCCGAGGGCGGCTGGGTGCTGCCGTACCTGCCCAAGCCGTGGGGCCGGGCGGCCGGGCCGGTGGAGCAGATCATCATCGCGCAGGAGTTCGCCTCCGGGCGGGTCAAGCGGCCCCAGACCGGCATCGCCACCTGGATCGTCCCGTCGATCGTGGCGTTCGGCACCGAGGAGCAAAAGCAGCGGTTCCTGCCGCCGACCTTCCGCGGCGAGATGATCTGGTGTCAGCTGTTTTCCGAGCCCGGCGCGGGTTCGGATCTGGCCGGCCTGTCCACGAAGGCCACCCGGACCGACGGAGGGTGGCGCATCACCGGCCAGAAGATCTGGACGACCGCCGCGCAGTTCTCGCAGTGGGGTGCGCTGCTCGCACGGACCGACCCCAGCGCGCCGAAACACAGCGGCATCACGTACTTCCTGCTGGACATGAAGAGCGAGGGCGTCGACGTCAAGCCGCTGCGCGAGCTCACCGGCAACGCGATGTTCAACACCGTCTACATCGACGACGTGTTCGTGCCCGACGAGTGCGTGCTCGGTGAGGTGAACCGGGGCTGGGAGGTCAGCCGCAACACGCTGACCGCGGAGCGGGTGTCGATCGGCAGCAGCGAGGCGAACTTCCTGGCCACGCTGTCGCAGTTCGTCGAGTTCGTTCGTGACGGGCAGTTCGATCAGGTCGCGCAGCACCGCGCCGGTCAGTTGATTGCCGAGGGCCATGCGGCCAAGGTGCTGAACCTGCGTTCCACGCTGCTGACGCTGGCCGGCGGTGACGCGATGCCGTCGGCGGCGATCTCCAAGTTGTTGTCGATGCGCACCGGCCAGGGTTACGCCGAATTCGCGGTCTCGTCCTTCGGGACCGACGCCGCGATCGGCGACACCGACCAACTGCCCGGCAAATGGGGCGAGTACCTGCTGGCCAGCCGGGCGACCACCATCTACGGCGGGACGTCCGAGGTGCAGCTGAACATCATCGCCGAACGGTTGTTGGGCCTGCCGCGCGATCCGTAA